From the genome of Streptomyces sp. NBC_00659, one region includes:
- a CDS encoding SDR family oxidoreductase, protein MVEAMQGAGVVVTGAGGGIGAALARRFAAEGARVVVNDLDAAKVKAVADEIGGIAVVGDASAIVAEARDALDGSVDVYCANAGVASGGSEAADASVWALAWDVNVMAHVRAAHALLPDWLERGSGRFVSTVSAAGLLTMIGAAPYSVTKHGAYAFAEWLSLTYRHRGVKVHAICPQGVRTDMLEATGSAGDLVLQPTAIEPEAVADALMKGIEEDRFLVLPHPEVAGYYQARAADPDRWMTNMNHLQQKWETAE, encoded by the coding sequence GTGGTGGAAGCCATGCAGGGTGCGGGAGTCGTCGTCACCGGAGCGGGGGGCGGGATCGGGGCCGCGCTGGCCCGCCGTTTCGCCGCCGAGGGAGCTCGGGTCGTGGTCAACGACCTCGACGCGGCCAAGGTGAAGGCCGTGGCCGACGAGATCGGCGGCATCGCGGTCGTGGGCGACGCCTCCGCGATAGTGGCCGAGGCCCGCGACGCCCTCGACGGCTCCGTCGACGTCTACTGCGCGAACGCGGGAGTCGCCTCGGGCGGCTCCGAGGCGGCCGACGCGAGCGTGTGGGCCCTGGCCTGGGACGTCAACGTGATGGCCCATGTGCGCGCCGCCCACGCGCTGCTCCCGGACTGGCTGGAGCGCGGCAGCGGCCGGTTCGTCTCGACCGTCTCGGCCGCCGGACTGCTCACGATGATCGGCGCCGCGCCGTACAGCGTCACCAAGCACGGCGCGTACGCGTTCGCCGAGTGGCTGTCCCTGACGTACCGCCACCGCGGTGTGAAGGTGCACGCGATCTGCCCCCAGGGCGTGCGCACCGACATGCTGGAGGCCACCGGCAGCGCGGGCGACCTGGTGCTCCAGCCCACCGCCATCGAGCCCGAGGCCGTCGCCGACGCGCTCATGAAGGGCATCGAGGAGGACCGCTTCCTGGTCCTGCCGCACCCCGAGGTCGCCGGGTACTACCAGGCGCGGGCCGCCGACCCCGACCGCTGGATGACGAACATGAACCACCTCCAGCAGAAGTGGGAGACCGCCGAGTGA
- a CDS encoding DMT family transporter, whose amino-acid sequence MSVLVLVLAVSAACCLGFGFVLQQNAASHAPLSDFLSPRILLDLIRVPRWLGGIGLMVCGMVLGAIALGNGEVSLVEPLLATNLLFALALSRHQTKQPLGRQGWAGLLLLAGGVSAFIVAGQPQGGDAVDDPLRHWLIIGIVVGLAVLLTTCAKRSRLSAGPVLLATAAGLLYGLQDALTRVSGQRFSADGLAELLTSWQPYAVLVLGVTGLVLVQSAFETAPLRMSLPALTAAQPLAGIVCGVGFLGDQLRTDAGALAWQAAGLAGIVTGIVLLGMHPAMPSGTAEPEHSRDLQPH is encoded by the coding sequence GTGTCGGTACTGGTTCTGGTCCTCGCCGTGAGCGCGGCCTGCTGCCTGGGATTCGGGTTCGTGCTCCAGCAGAACGCCGCCTCGCACGCCCCGCTCAGCGACTTCCTCTCGCCGCGCATCCTGCTCGACCTCATCCGGGTCCCCCGCTGGCTGGGCGGTATCGGGCTCATGGTGTGCGGCATGGTCCTCGGGGCGATCGCGCTCGGCAACGGCGAGGTCTCGCTGGTGGAACCGCTCCTCGCCACCAACCTGCTCTTCGCGCTGGCGCTCTCCCGACATCAGACCAAACAGCCGCTGGGCCGGCAGGGCTGGGCCGGGCTGCTGCTGCTCGCCGGCGGTGTCTCGGCGTTCATCGTGGCCGGGCAGCCACAGGGCGGCGACGCCGTCGACGACCCGCTGCGGCACTGGCTGATCATCGGGATCGTGGTCGGGCTCGCCGTGCTGCTCACCACCTGTGCGAAACGGTCCCGGCTGAGCGCCGGACCCGTGCTGCTCGCCACCGCCGCCGGCCTGCTGTACGGCCTCCAGGACGCGCTCACCCGGGTCAGTGGCCAGCGGTTCAGTGCCGACGGGCTGGCCGAGCTGCTCACCAGCTGGCAGCCGTACGCGGTGCTCGTCCTCGGCGTGACGGGGCTGGTCCTCGTCCAGAGCGCCTTCGAGACCGCGCCGCTGCGGATGTCTCTGCCCGCGCTCACCGCCGCCCAGCCGCTGGCGGGCATCGTCTGCGGGGTGGGCTTCCTCGGGGACCAGCTGCGCACCGACGCGGGCGCCCTCGCCTGGCAGGCCGCGGGGCTCGCCGGCATCGTGACGGGGATCGTCCTGCTGGGCATGCACCCGGCGATGCCCTCGGGCACCGCGGAACCGGAACACTCCCGGGACCTCCAGCCGCACTGA
- a CDS encoding YidH family protein, with the protein MIELVRNVRLWFAPQEIRSEGKTPDYRFSLANERTFLAWLRTALALIGGGFAVDQFLPDLRWAWRAGLALALLAAGVLCALRAVNHWVRCERAMRRDEDLPVSRFPALLSIVVAVVAVAMIVVVLVGWAG; encoded by the coding sequence GTGATCGAACTCGTGCGCAATGTCCGGTTGTGGTTCGCGCCGCAGGAGATCCGGTCCGAGGGCAAGACCCCGGACTACCGGTTCTCGCTGGCCAATGAGCGGACTTTTCTGGCCTGGCTGCGCACCGCGCTCGCACTCATCGGCGGCGGCTTCGCCGTGGACCAGTTCCTGCCGGACCTGCGCTGGGCCTGGCGCGCGGGTCTGGCCCTGGCGCTGCTGGCGGCGGGCGTGCTCTGCGCGCTGCGGGCCGTCAATCACTGGGTGCGCTGCGAGCGGGCGATGCGGCGGGACGAGGACCTGCCGGTGTCGCGCTTCCCGGCGCTGCTGAGCATCGTCGTCGCGGTCGTCGCGGTCGCGATGATCGTCGTCGTCCTCGTCGGCTGGGCGGGATGA
- a CDS encoding exo-beta-N-acetylmuramidase NamZ family protein: MRMSRRSLLAAGTAATALTPLPAEAAARTASPGTRLRTGFERLAGDGYALLGGGRVGMVTNPTGVTRDVRHIVDVMHADARVDLTAVFGPEHGFRGTAQAGGSEGRYDDPATGLPVYDTYVKSGQALADIFTASGVDTVVFDIQDVGARFYTYIWTLYDCMEAARLAGKRFVVLDRPNPVTGRSAQGPVLHKEFATFVGRQPIAQAHGMTVAELARLFNGEFLAAPVELDTVLMSGWRRDRFYDTSGLPWVPPSPNMPTPDTALVYSGTCLFEGTNLSEGRGTTRPFELLGAEGIDGRWAAAAGELRLPGVHFREAYFAPTFSKFQGKTIGGVQIHVHDRAAFEPVRTGIALLVTAKKVWSGFAWRSDNWIDKLTGSTLVRTMIDAGAGTDEVVAAWQDELEAFRRVRKHYLIYK, encoded by the coding sequence ATGCGCATGTCCCGACGGTCACTGCTCGCGGCCGGCACCGCCGCGACCGCCCTGACCCCCCTGCCCGCCGAAGCGGCGGCGCGTACCGCGAGCCCCGGCACCCGGCTGCGCACCGGCTTCGAGCGTCTGGCCGGGGACGGGTACGCCCTCCTGGGCGGCGGACGCGTCGGCATGGTCACCAACCCCACGGGCGTCACCCGCGACGTCCGGCACATCGTCGACGTCATGCACGCCGACGCCCGGGTGGACCTGACCGCCGTCTTCGGCCCCGAGCACGGTTTCCGGGGCACCGCGCAGGCGGGCGGGTCCGAGGGACGCTACGACGATCCGGCGACCGGACTGCCCGTCTACGACACGTACGTGAAGAGCGGTCAGGCCCTCGCCGACATCTTCACCGCGTCCGGCGTGGACACCGTCGTCTTCGACATCCAGGACGTGGGGGCACGCTTCTACACGTACATCTGGACGCTGTACGACTGCATGGAGGCGGCGCGGCTCGCCGGGAAACGGTTCGTGGTCCTCGACCGGCCGAACCCGGTCACCGGGCGCTCGGCCCAAGGGCCCGTCCTGCACAAGGAGTTCGCGACGTTCGTCGGGCGGCAGCCGATCGCGCAGGCGCACGGGATGACGGTGGCGGAGCTGGCCCGGCTCTTCAACGGGGAGTTCCTGGCGGCACCCGTGGAACTGGACACCGTGCTCATGTCGGGCTGGAGACGCGACCGGTTCTACGACACGTCCGGGCTGCCCTGGGTGCCGCCGAGCCCCAACATGCCGACGCCGGACACCGCGCTGGTGTACTCCGGGACCTGTCTCTTCGAGGGGACGAACCTGTCGGAGGGACGGGGTACGACACGCCCCTTCGAGCTGCTCGGCGCGGAGGGCATCGACGGGCGCTGGGCCGCTGCGGCCGGTGAACTGCGGCTGCCCGGCGTGCACTTCAGAGAGGCCTACTTCGCTCCCACCTTCTCCAAGTTCCAGGGAAAGACCATCGGGGGCGTCCAGATCCATGTGCACGACCGGGCGGCGTTCGAACCCGTCCGTACCGGGATCGCCCTGCTGGTGACAGCGAAGAAGGTGTGGAGCGGCTTCGCCTGGCGCTCCGACAACTGGATCGACAAACTGACGGGCTCGACGCTGGTGCGCACGATGATCGACGCGGGTGCCGGCACCGACGAGGTCGTGGCGGCCTGGCAGGACGAGTTGGAGGCCTTCCGCAGGGTCCGGAAGCACTACCTCATCTACAAGTAG
- a CDS encoding TetR/AcrR family transcriptional regulator, producing the protein MPRTTDGDGTPVPQRLLAAATRLFAEQGYDRTSVQEIVEAAGVTKGALYHYFGSKDDLLHEVYARVLRLQQERLDAFADADAPVEERLRRAAADVVVTTIDNLDDASIFFRSMHHLGPEKLKQVRSERRRYHERFRALVEEGQKKGVFSTATPADLVVDYHFGSVHHLSTWYRPDGPLAPQEVADHLADLLLRALRP; encoded by the coding sequence GTGCCCAGGACGACGGACGGTGACGGTACGCCCGTCCCGCAGCGGCTCCTTGCCGCCGCCACCCGGCTCTTCGCCGAGCAGGGCTACGACCGCACCTCGGTGCAGGAGATCGTCGAGGCCGCGGGCGTCACCAAGGGGGCGCTGTACCACTACTTCGGCTCCAAGGACGACCTCCTGCACGAGGTCTACGCGCGCGTGCTGCGCCTCCAGCAGGAGCGGCTGGACGCCTTCGCGGACGCCGACGCGCCGGTCGAGGAGCGGCTGCGGCGCGCGGCGGCCGACGTGGTCGTCACGACCATCGACAATCTCGACGACGCCTCGATCTTCTTCCGGTCGATGCACCACCTGGGCCCCGAGAAGCTCAAGCAGGTGCGGTCCGAGCGGCGCCGCTACCACGAGCGCTTCCGCGCCCTGGTCGAGGAGGGCCAGAAGAAGGGCGTCTTCTCCACGGCCACCCCCGCCGACCTGGTCGTCGACTACCACTTCGGCTCGGTCCACCACCTGTCCACGTGGTACCGCCCCGACGGCCCCCTGGCCCCCCAGGAGGTCGCCGACCACCTGGCGGACCTGCTCTTGCGCGCCCTGCGCCCCTGA
- a CDS encoding acyl-CoA dehydrogenase family protein — MDFAFDARTEELRGKLLAFMDEYVYPAEAVAEEQRALLASPWDTPAVVGELKAEARRQGLWNLFLPDSEYGAGLTNLQYAPLAEITGRSPHLAPTALNCAAPDTGNMEVLTQFGDEAQRKQWLEPLLAGEIRSAFAMTEPEVASSDATNITTLIERDGDEYVVTGRKWYISGAMNPDCKIFIVMGKTDPDGADIRRQQSMILVPRDTPGLEVRRAMQVYGYEDHSHGGHAEVVFDHVRVPASNLIGQEGGGFAIAQARLGPGRIHHCMRLIGMAERAIELMCRRAVSRTAFGKPLAQQGVVQNWIADARVTVEQLRLLVLKTAWMMDTVGNKGAHTEIQAIKIATPRAVVDILDKAVQLHGAGGVSQDFPLAELWAAARTLKLADGPDEVHQRSLAYREIKKYA, encoded by the coding sequence ATGGACTTCGCATTCGACGCGCGCACCGAAGAGCTGCGCGGGAAGCTGCTCGCCTTCATGGACGAGTACGTGTATCCGGCGGAGGCCGTCGCGGAGGAGCAGCGCGCCCTGCTGGCCTCGCCGTGGGACACGCCCGCCGTGGTCGGTGAGCTGAAGGCCGAGGCCCGCAGGCAGGGTCTGTGGAACCTCTTCCTTCCGGACTCCGAGTACGGTGCCGGGCTGACCAACCTCCAGTACGCGCCGCTCGCCGAAATCACCGGCCGCAGCCCGCACCTGGCGCCCACCGCGCTGAACTGCGCCGCTCCGGACACCGGGAACATGGAGGTGCTCACCCAGTTCGGTGACGAGGCGCAGCGCAAGCAGTGGCTGGAGCCGCTGCTCGCCGGGGAGATCCGTTCCGCGTTCGCGATGACGGAGCCCGAGGTCGCCTCCTCGGACGCGACGAACATCACCACGCTCATCGAGCGGGACGGCGACGAGTACGTCGTCACCGGCCGCAAGTGGTACATCTCAGGGGCGATGAACCCCGACTGCAAGATCTTCATCGTGATGGGCAAGACGGATCCGGACGGCGCCGACATCCGCCGCCAGCAGTCGATGATCCTGGTCCCGCGTGACACCCCGGGCCTGGAGGTCCGGCGCGCGATGCAGGTGTACGGCTACGAGGACCACTCCCACGGCGGCCACGCGGAGGTCGTCTTCGATCACGTCCGCGTCCCGGCGAGCAACCTGATCGGCCAGGAGGGCGGCGGGTTCGCCATCGCGCAGGCGCGGCTCGGTCCGGGCCGGATCCACCACTGCATGAGGCTGATCGGCATGGCGGAGCGGGCCATCGAGCTGATGTGCCGCCGGGCGGTGTCCCGTACGGCGTTCGGCAAGCCGCTGGCCCAGCAGGGTGTCGTGCAGAACTGGATCGCCGACGCCCGGGTCACCGTCGAGCAGCTTCGTCTGCTGGTCCTGAAGACCGCCTGGATGATGGACACCGTCGGCAACAAGGGCGCCCACACCGAGATCCAGGCCATCAAGATCGCCACTCCGCGCGCGGTCGTGGACATCCTCGACAAGGCGGTCCAGCTGCACGGTGCCGGCGGCGTCAGCCAGGACTTCCCGCTGGCCGAGCTGTGGGCCGCCGCGCGGACGCTGAAGCTCGCCGACGGTCCCGACGAGGTCCACCAGCGCTCGCTGGCGTACCGGGAGATCAAGAAGTACGCGTGA
- a CDS encoding phosphotransferase family protein translates to MSPDHPPGLDLDRLRGLLDRERPGLVNGPLSGRLIEGGRSNLTYAVTDGTARWVVRRPPLGHVLATAHDMRREHRVISALHPTAVPVPDPVLLCEDESVLGAPFYVMEFVEGTPFRTADQLAPLGPQRTRDAVLGLVDTLVELHAVDPAAVGLADFGRPEGFLDRQLRRWGKQLAASRNRELAGIDELHAALGRELPTSPAPTVVHGDYRLDNVLIGPDDRIMAILDWEMSTLGDPLTDLGLLVMYSTPLDLPNSPISTTASAAGHPAAAEIVERYAARSGRDVSAVSWYTAFAWFKLAVILEGIHYRYTKGQTVGAGFDRIGELVPVFIEHGLTTLQEG, encoded by the coding sequence ATGAGCCCGGACCACCCGCCAGGTCTCGATCTCGACCGGCTGCGCGGCCTGCTCGACCGCGAGCGGCCCGGACTGGTGAACGGCCCGCTGAGCGGCCGGCTGATCGAGGGCGGACGGTCGAACCTCACGTACGCGGTCACCGACGGCACCGCCCGGTGGGTCGTACGACGGCCTCCGCTGGGCCATGTGCTGGCCACGGCGCACGACATGAGGCGTGAGCACCGGGTGATCAGCGCCCTGCACCCGACAGCCGTGCCGGTCCCGGACCCCGTGCTGCTGTGCGAGGACGAGTCGGTGCTCGGCGCCCCGTTCTACGTCATGGAGTTCGTGGAGGGCACCCCCTTCCGCACGGCCGACCAGCTCGCCCCGCTCGGCCCGCAGCGCACCCGCGACGCCGTGCTCGGCCTGGTGGACACCCTGGTCGAACTGCACGCGGTGGACCCCGCCGCGGTCGGCCTCGCCGACTTCGGCCGCCCCGAGGGCTTCCTCGACCGGCAACTGCGGCGCTGGGGCAAGCAGCTGGCCGCCTCCCGCAACCGTGAGCTCGCAGGCATCGACGAGCTGCACGCCGCCCTGGGCCGCGAACTGCCCACCTCCCCCGCACCCACCGTCGTGCACGGCGACTACCGCCTGGACAACGTGCTGATCGGACCCGACGACCGGATCATGGCGATCCTGGACTGGGAGATGTCCACCCTCGGCGATCCGCTCACCGACCTGGGACTGCTCGTCATGTACAGCACGCCCCTGGACCTGCCCAACTCCCCCATCAGCACGACCGCTTCGGCCGCCGGGCACCCGGCGGCAGCCGAGATCGTCGAGCGGTACGCCGCGCGCTCGGGGCGCGACGTCTCCGCGGTCTCCTGGTACACGGCCTTCGCCTGGTTCAAGCTCGCCGTGATCCTGGAGGGCATCCACTACCGCTACACCAAGGGCCAGACGGTCGGCGCGGGCTTCGACCGCATCGGCGAGCTGGTTCCCGTCTTCATCGAGCACGGCCTGACCACCCTTCAGGAAGGCTGA
- a CDS encoding DUF202 domain-containing protein produces MTTPLREERDPGLQPERTRLAWRRTTLSCTVAAVLAAKAALHERDSAAGILAFSFCCVAWLAFLALAHRRIRTLAAAGPAGPAALAPRLAAATALCTVALAVFAVALVF; encoded by the coding sequence ATGACCACCCCTCTCCGGGAGGAGCGCGATCCGGGCCTCCAGCCGGAACGCACGCGGCTGGCCTGGCGCCGTACGACCCTCTCCTGCACCGTCGCCGCGGTGCTCGCCGCGAAGGCGGCCCTGCACGAGCGGGACTCGGCCGCCGGGATCCTGGCGTTCTCGTTCTGCTGCGTCGCCTGGCTCGCGTTCCTGGCTCTCGCCCACCGTCGCATCCGGACGCTGGCGGCCGCGGGCCCGGCGGGTCCGGCCGCACTCGCGCCCCGGCTGGCCGCGGCGACGGCACTGTGCACGGTGGCGCTGGCCGTGTTCGCCGTGGCACTGGTGTTCTAG
- a CDS encoding class I adenylate-forming enzyme family protein, producing MTRYSDRPWTALLSEAQRGPVNPADTLVHALADVVAHTPDRTALAYFDGRLSYRELDELSDSVAGHLAARGVERGDRVAIMLQNSPHFVFALLGAWKAGATVVPVNPMYKSGEVRHVLHDAETVALVCSDRAWDAYLREAAADSPVRVVLTACERDLQTRDDERVLAFGRLPVDEAADDLLAVARHGHKAPGDRALGPSDIALISYTSGTSGTPKGATNTHGNIMYNAERQRTGLALPEAPVYFAMAPLFHITGMVCELAACLDSAGTLVLAYRFEAGVVLDAFAEHRPLYTVGPSTAFMALAAHPDVTPDHFSSFVNISSGGAPLPPALVERFRAGFGPYIRNGYGLTECTAPCASVPPGLEAPVDPASGTLAVGVPGPESVVRIVDDLGQEVPFGEQGEILVRGPQVVPGYWRRPEATAETFPDGELHTGDIGFMDENGWLYVVDRKKDMINASGFKVWPREVEDVLHTHPAVREAAVVGIPDGYRGETVMAYISLRPGAVEDPDALAAYCKERLAAYKYPRRVEILPELPKTASGKILRRELRSRSEDSP from the coding sequence GTGACCCGCTACTCCGACAGGCCCTGGACGGCCCTGCTCAGCGAGGCGCAGCGCGGTCCGGTGAACCCCGCCGACACCCTGGTGCACGCCCTCGCGGACGTCGTCGCGCACACCCCGGACCGCACCGCGCTCGCCTACTTCGACGGACGGCTGAGCTACCGCGAACTCGACGAGCTGAGCGACTCCGTGGCCGGGCACCTCGCCGCCCGGGGCGTGGAACGCGGCGACCGCGTGGCGATCATGCTCCAGAACTCCCCGCACTTCGTGTTCGCCCTGCTCGGCGCGTGGAAGGCCGGCGCGACGGTCGTGCCGGTCAACCCGATGTACAAGTCCGGCGAGGTCCGGCACGTCCTGCACGACGCCGAGACGGTCGCCCTCGTCTGCTCCGACCGCGCCTGGGACGCGTATCTGCGCGAGGCCGCCGCAGACTCGCCCGTACGCGTCGTCCTGACGGCCTGCGAACGGGACCTCCAGACCCGCGATGACGAACGCGTGCTGGCCTTCGGGCGACTGCCCGTGGACGAGGCGGCCGACGACCTCCTCGCCGTCGCCCGGCACGGGCACAAGGCACCCGGCGACCGCGCCCTCGGCCCGTCCGACATCGCGCTGATCAGCTACACCTCGGGCACCAGCGGCACCCCCAAGGGAGCCACCAACACGCACGGCAACATCATGTACAACGCCGAGCGGCAGCGGACCGGCCTCGCGCTGCCCGAGGCGCCCGTGTACTTCGCGATGGCACCGCTGTTCCACATCACCGGGATGGTCTGCGAGCTCGCCGCCTGCCTCGACAGCGCGGGCACGCTGGTCCTCGCCTACCGCTTCGAGGCCGGGGTCGTCCTCGACGCCTTCGCCGAACACCGGCCGCTCTACACCGTCGGCCCCTCGACCGCCTTCATGGCGCTGGCCGCCCACCCGGACGTCACGCCGGACCACTTCTCCTCCTTCGTGAACATCTCCTCCGGCGGGGCCCCGCTGCCGCCCGCCCTCGTCGAACGGTTCCGGGCCGGCTTCGGGCCGTACATCCGCAACGGTTACGGGCTCACCGAGTGCACCGCGCCCTGCGCCTCCGTGCCGCCCGGCCTGGAGGCACCGGTGGACCCGGCCTCCGGCACCCTGGCCGTGGGCGTTCCCGGCCCGGAGTCGGTCGTACGTATCGTCGACGACCTCGGCCAGGAGGTTCCCTTCGGAGAACAGGGCGAGATCCTCGTCCGCGGCCCGCAGGTGGTGCCCGGCTACTGGCGCCGCCCCGAAGCCACCGCCGAGACCTTCCCGGACGGCGAACTGCACACCGGCGACATCGGCTTCATGGACGAGAACGGCTGGCTCTACGTCGTCGACCGGAAGAAGGACATGATCAACGCGTCCGGCTTCAAGGTGTGGCCGCGCGAGGTCGAGGACGTCCTGCACACCCACCCGGCGGTCCGGGAGGCGGCCGTCGTCGGGATCCCGGACGGCTACCGCGGGGAGACCGTCATGGCGTACATCAGCCTGCGGCCCGGAGCCGTCGAGGACCCCGACGCGCTGGCCGCGTACTGCAAGGAGAGACTGGCCGCCTACAAGTATCCGCGGCGGGTGGAGATCCTGCCCGAACTGCCGAAGACGGCGAGTGGGAAGATCCTTCGTCGGGAACTGCGTTCCCGGTCCGAGGACTCCCCGTAG
- a CDS encoding NUDIX hydrolase, producing MSAADEILDIVDENDEIIGQSPRGEAYARGLRHRAVFIEARDARGRLFVHRRTPTKLVFPSFYDMFVGGVVGAGESYDDAALREAEEELGVSGLPRPTPLFKFLYDDGAGASWWSAVYEVRCELPVNPQAEEVAWHDFLTEDEVERRLEEWTWVPDGLAAYERLTDYRAMD from the coding sequence ATGAGTGCTGCTGACGAGATCCTCGACATCGTGGACGAGAACGACGAGATCATCGGGCAGTCCCCGCGCGGGGAGGCGTACGCGCGCGGGCTGCGCCACCGGGCCGTGTTCATCGAGGCGCGGGACGCCCGGGGCCGGCTCTTCGTCCATCGGCGCACCCCCACCAAACTGGTGTTCCCCTCGTTCTACGACATGTTCGTGGGCGGGGTCGTCGGCGCCGGCGAGTCCTACGACGACGCGGCGCTCCGCGAGGCCGAGGAGGAACTCGGCGTCTCGGGGCTCCCCCGGCCGACTCCGCTGTTCAAGTTCCTGTACGACGACGGGGCCGGCGCGAGCTGGTGGTCGGCCGTGTACGAGGTCCGCTGCGAGCTTCCGGTGAACCCGCAGGCGGAGGAGGTCGCCTGGCACGACTTCCTCACCGAGGACGAGGTGGAGCGCCGGCTGGAGGAGTGGACGTGGGTGCCGGACGGGCTGGCGGCCTACGAGCGGCTCACGGACTACCGGGCGATGGACTGA
- a CDS encoding FAD-binding dehydrogenase — protein MAYDADVIVIGAGLAGLAATAELVDAGRKVILLDQEPEQSIGGQAHWSFGGLFFVDSPEQRRMRIKDTHELALQDWMGTAAFDRPEDHWPRRWAEAYVDFAAGEKRPWLHAQGVRFFPVVGWAERGGYDANGHGNSVPRFHITWGTGPGLVAPFERRVREGVARGLVELRFRHRVTGLSRSAGSVDTVTGEILEPSGIERGQASSRTVTGAFELRAQAVIVTSGGIGGNHDLVRANWPERLGTPPERMISGVPAHVDGAMLGIAEETGARLINRDRMWHYTEGIQNWNPIWDKHGIRILPGPSSLWLDARGNRLPVPLFPGFDTLGTLEHIMKTGYDYTWFVLDQKIIGKEFALSGSEQNPDLTGKSIRGVLGRARADVPGPVKAFMDNGVDFVVEKDLGALVRGMNALTEKPLIDEAALRHEIVARDREIANPFTKDLQVMSIRGARNYLGDKLIRTAPLHRILDPAAGPLIAVRLNILTRKTLGGLETDLSSRVLTEGGDPLEGVYAAGEAAGFGGGGVHGYRSLEGTFLGGCLFSGRTAGRAAAKAVK, from the coding sequence ATGGCCTACGACGCAGATGTGATCGTCATCGGAGCGGGCCTCGCCGGGCTCGCGGCGACCGCGGAGCTCGTCGACGCCGGCCGCAAGGTGATCCTCCTCGACCAGGAGCCCGAGCAGTCGATCGGAGGCCAGGCGCACTGGTCCTTCGGCGGGCTCTTCTTCGTCGACTCGCCCGAGCAGCGCCGCATGCGGATCAAGGACACCCACGAGCTGGCTCTCCAGGACTGGATGGGCACGGCCGCCTTCGACCGGCCGGAGGACCACTGGCCGCGCCGCTGGGCCGAGGCGTACGTCGACTTCGCGGCCGGCGAGAAGCGGCCCTGGCTGCACGCGCAGGGCGTGCGCTTCTTCCCCGTGGTGGGCTGGGCCGAGCGCGGCGGCTACGACGCCAACGGGCACGGCAACTCGGTGCCGCGCTTCCACATCACCTGGGGGACCGGGCCCGGCCTCGTCGCACCCTTCGAGCGCCGGGTACGGGAAGGGGTCGCCCGCGGACTGGTCGAGCTGCGGTTCCGGCACCGGGTCACCGGTCTGTCCCGCAGCGCGGGCTCCGTCGACACCGTCACCGGGGAGATCCTGGAGCCGTCCGGCATCGAACGCGGCCAGGCCAGCAGCCGTACGGTCACCGGCGCCTTCGAGCTCAGGGCCCAGGCCGTGATCGTCACCTCCGGCGGCATCGGCGGCAACCACGACCTCGTGCGCGCCAACTGGCCGGAGCGGCTGGGCACCCCGCCCGAGCGGATGATCTCCGGTGTCCCCGCCCACGTCGACGGAGCCATGCTCGGGATCGCGGAGGAGACCGGCGCCCGCCTCATCAACCGCGACCGCATGTGGCACTACACCGAGGGCATCCAGAACTGGAACCCCATCTGGGACAAGCACGGCATCCGCATCCTGCCGGGCCCCTCGTCCCTCTGGCTGGACGCGCGCGGCAACCGGCTGCCGGTCCCACTCTTCCCGGGCTTCGACACGCTCGGCACCCTCGAACACATCATGAAGACCGGGTACGACTACACCTGGTTCGTGCTCGACCAGAAGATCATCGGCAAGGAGTTCGCGCTCTCCGGCTCGGAGCAGAACCCCGACCTGACCGGCAAGTCGATCCGCGGCGTCCTCGGCCGGGCCCGCGCGGACGTGCCCGGACCGGTCAAGGCGTTCATGGACAACGGTGTCGACTTCGTCGTCGAGAAGGATCTCGGGGCGCTGGTGCGCGGGATGAACGCGCTCACCGAGAAGCCCCTCATCGACGAGGCGGCGCTGCGCCACGAGATCGTCGCGCGGGACCGGGAGATCGCCAACCCCTTCACCAAGGACCTTCAGGTCATGTCGATCCGTGGGGCACGCAACTACCTGGGCGACAAACTGATCCGCACCGCGCCCCTGCACCGCATCCTCGACCCCGCGGCCGGCCCGCTGATCGCGGTGCGGCTCAACATCCTGACCCGCAAGACCCTCGGCGGCCTGGAGACGGACCTCTCCTCGCGGGTGCTGAC